The nucleotide sequence CTGATTTTAATTTTATTGATCAAGAAAAGGAAGGTAGAGAGGGAAAGAATAGCAGGACAAGGACAAGGGGGTTTGTCCGGCCTGATAGAAGAAAGCCAAGAGGGCAGACTCCGCGGATAATTTTTTATGAGGTACTCTAAATATATAGAAACGAGTACTTCTATTTTTTTTACTTAAAATTTATAAAACTTATGTTAAGATGTTAATATACTAAAATGTTAATATGCTAAAATGTTAGTATGAAAAAATACTTTATTATCACATATGGTTGCCAAATGAATCATTCTGATAGCGAAAGGATCGCGACTGTTTTGGAAAGAACCGGCTATCTTCAGGCTTCAAAAATAGAAGAGGCTGATTTAATTGTGGTCAACATGTGCTCTATCCGACAATCGGCAGTTGACCGGCTATATGGTAAAATAAATTATTTTTCCAAATTATCCGCCCGCGGAGGAAAGATTATTGCCACCGGCTGTATTTTAAAAAAAGACAAAGAAAAATTAAAGAAAAAGTTTGGTTCAATTTTGGATATCAAGGATTTTAAAAACGGTCTAAATGTCAAACCAAAACAAAAAAGCGCTTTCAGCGCCCTTGTTCCCATTGCCAGCGGATGCAATAATTTCTGCTCTTATTGCGCCGTTCCCTACACGCGTGGACGGGAGAAATCAAGAGACTATAAAGAAATAATAAAAGAAATTAAAAACGCTGTTGCCGGTGGGGCAAAAGAAATATGGCTATTGGGACAAAACGTGAATTCTTACAAATCTAAAAACATTAATTTTGCCAAGCTATTGAGAATGGTTAATAAAATTCCCGGAAATTTTTGGATCAGATTTACTTCCCCTCATCCCAAGGATTTCTCCGATGAAATAATTAAGGCTATGGCTGAATGTGAAAAAATGACCGAATACCTCAATTTTCCTGTCCAATCCGGAGATGATAAAATATTAAAAAAAATGAATCGGCCGTATACCGTTAAGCAATATAAAGATTTGGTCAAAAAAATCAGAGAAAAAATACCTGACATCGCCCTATCCACTGACGTCATCGTTGGATTTCCCGGAGAAACAAAAAAGCAATTCAATAATACAGCCAAGCTTTTCAAGGAAGTCTGTTTTGATATGGCTTACATATCCCAGTATTCGCCACGGCCGGGAACACCTGCCGCCAAACTTAAAAATGACATTTCTCTTGAAGAAAAAGGCAGAAGAGACAGGGTTCTGACTGAAATTCTCAAAAAAACTGCTTTTGAAAATAATAAAAAATATGAAGGCAGGGAGGTTGAGGTTTTGGTTGAGAAAGAGAAAGACGGATTTCTGTTCGGGAAAACCCGCGCCT is from Candidatus Nealsonbacteria bacterium CG07_land_8_20_14_0_80_39_13 and encodes:
- a CDS encoding tRNA (adenosine(37)-N6)-dimethylallyltransferase MiaA, translating into MKKYFIITYGCQMNHSDSERIATVLERTGYLQASKIEEADLIVVNMCSIRQSAVDRLYGKINYFSKLSARGGKIIATGCILKKDKEKLKKKFGSILDIKDFKNGLNVKPKQKSAFSALVPIASGCNNFCSYCAVPYTRGREKSRDYKEIIKEIKNAVAGGAKEIWLLGQNVNSYKSKNINFAKLLRMVNKIPGNFWIRFTSPHPKDFSDEIIKAMAECEKMTEYLNFPVQSGDDKILKKMNRPYTVKQYKDLVKKIREKIPDIALSTDVIVGFPGETKKQFNNTAKLFKEVCFDMAYISQYSPRPGTPAAKLKNDISLEEKGRRDRVLTEILKKTAFENNKKYEGREVEVLVEKEKDGFLFGKTRAYKTVKLQWKPAYAHTGFGEARKKIGEFVKAKIAETLIWGLNGELLPKLIVIVGQTASGKSKMAVELAKKLNGEIISADSRQIYKEMNIGTAKISKKEMKGVPHHLLNIVSPDENFTVAQYEKLAVDKIREIYNNGKIPILVGGTGFYIQSIVDGITIPKVAPDCKLREKYNKKSVDELFKILKKIDPQRAETIERKNPQRLIRAIEIVLKTKKPVPLLKKNKRFDCLIIGTEAPKNCLKKRISERVDAMIRRGLKKEADGLADKYGFEIPSMRTIGYQEWSSCVKTTEDKQKVRDIIKSHTLQYAKRQMTWFKRDKRINWVKNEKEAFASAKKFLATG